A region from the Pseudonocardia petroleophila genome encodes:
- a CDS encoding cytochrome P450, which produces MTTTTDAFDFNPLVSPHREDPHLFYRAARARPLQLSPTLGAYMVTRYDDLRTVIDDPETYSSAPAVPKIYANAPEVVEVLRRGNVPETNAVVNEDEPAHTPVRRVFDAGFTGARVRAMLPTMHETADALIDAFPDGRADLVADYAIPFVQTVISAIIGFPAEDTAQIQVWTDDQTTLWNPLAPVEAHLAAAERMGDYTRYLQALIDERRAHPREDLLSDLVHGANGHPGLPDEYTHCIARGAARVAGFDTTRDAITSTMYAVLADPSIRERVLADPVKMIPRATEEVLRRDAPHRGLFRLTTRDTTLGGTDLPAGTPLLLLFGSGNRDEAVFPDPDAVDLDRPNVRDHLAFGRGLHVCPGAPMARAEIRVALEHLVRRLPGMVLAPGYEPVYIASYFFRGLESLDVTW; this is translated from the coding sequence GTGACCACCACCACGGACGCGTTCGACTTCAACCCGCTGGTCTCCCCGCACCGCGAGGACCCGCACCTGTTCTACCGCGCGGCGCGGGCGCGGCCGCTGCAGCTGAGCCCGACGCTGGGTGCCTACATGGTGACCCGCTACGACGACCTGCGGACCGTCATCGACGACCCGGAGACCTACTCGTCGGCCCCGGCCGTCCCGAAGATCTACGCGAACGCGCCCGAGGTGGTGGAGGTGCTGCGGCGCGGGAACGTGCCCGAGACCAACGCCGTCGTCAACGAGGACGAGCCCGCGCACACGCCGGTCCGCCGCGTCTTCGACGCCGGGTTCACGGGCGCGCGCGTGCGGGCGATGCTGCCGACGATGCACGAGACCGCCGACGCCCTGATCGACGCCTTCCCCGACGGCCGGGCGGACCTCGTCGCCGACTACGCGATCCCGTTCGTGCAGACGGTGATCAGCGCGATCATCGGCTTCCCCGCCGAGGACACCGCGCAGATCCAGGTCTGGACCGACGACCAGACGACGCTGTGGAACCCGCTGGCCCCGGTCGAGGCGCACCTGGCCGCGGCCGAGCGGATGGGCGACTACACCCGCTACCTGCAGGCCCTCATCGACGAGCGCCGCGCGCACCCCCGCGAGGACCTCCTCTCCGACCTGGTCCACGGCGCGAACGGCCACCCCGGCCTGCCCGACGAGTACACCCACTGCATCGCCCGCGGCGCCGCCCGCGTGGCCGGTTTCGACACGACCCGCGACGCCATCACCTCGACGATGTACGCCGTGCTGGCCGACCCGTCGATCCGGGAAAGGGTGCTCGCCGACCCGGTGAAGATGATCCCGCGCGCCACCGAGGAGGTGCTGCGGCGCGACGCCCCGCACCGCGGACTGTTCCGGCTCACGACACGCGACACCACGCTCGGCGGCACCGACCTGCCCGCGGGCACGCCGCTGCTGCTGCTGTTCGGGTCCGGCAACCGCGACGAGGCCGTCTTCCCCGATCCCGACGCCGTCGACCTGGACCGCCCCAACGTCCGCGACCACCTGGCGTTCGGCCGGGGCCTGCACGTCTGCCCCGGGGCGCCGATGGCCCGCGCGGAGATCCGCGTCGCGCTGGAGCACCTGGTGCGCCGCCTGCCCGGCATGGTCCTGGCGCCGGGCTACGAGCCGGTCTACATCGCCAGCTACTTCTTCCGCGGCCTGGAGTCCCTCGACGTCACCTGGTGA
- a CDS encoding maleylpyruvate isomerase family mycothiol-dependent enzyme: MNPSLSRSAVDAAVAAERLRLADHVAGLTDEQWRTPSLCSAWTVRDVVAHLTTTTRITVPGLLVAAVRARGDFDRMEIALAAARAAAHTTAELVGQLRESADSTRRFPGSAPLDPLMDLVIHAQDVARPLGTAYVSPPEVVAAALAHVAVNRFMGAPRRLAGVRLVSADTG, encoded by the coding sequence ATGAACCCCTCCCTGTCCCGCTCCGCCGTCGACGCGGCGGTCGCCGCCGAACGCCTCCGGCTCGCCGACCACGTCGCCGGACTCACCGACGAGCAGTGGCGGACGCCGTCGCTGTGCTCGGCGTGGACCGTCCGCGACGTCGTCGCCCACCTCACGACCACCACCCGGATCACGGTCCCGGGGCTGCTGGTGGCCGCGGTGCGGGCGCGCGGTGACTTCGACCGGATGGAGATCGCCCTCGCCGCCGCGCGGGCGGCGGCCCACACCACGGCCGAGCTGGTCGGGCAGCTGCGCGAGAGCGCCGATTCCACCCGGCGGTTCCCCGGCAGCGCCCCGCTGGACCCCCTCATGGACCTCGTCATCCACGCCCAGGACGTCGCGCGCCCGCTCGGCACGGCCTACGTCTCGCCGCCGGAGGTGGTCGCCGCCGCTCTCGCGCACGTCGCGGTGAACCGGTTCATGGGCGCCCCGCGCCGGCTGGCCGGCGTCCGGCTCGTCTCGGCCGACACCGGCTAG
- a CDS encoding VOC family protein → MEQRLSLVTLGVTDLARARAFYEALGWRGQEVQETVFFQAGGIALVLWDRAALAADCGVADGREGGFGGIALAHNVRSDAEVDDVLAAAERAGGVVTRPAGPSAIGFRSGVVADPDGHLWEVAHNPGFTLAEDGSLVLPDFGSP, encoded by the coding sequence GTGGAGCAGCGCCTCAGCCTCGTCACGCTCGGCGTCACCGACCTCGCGCGGGCCCGCGCGTTCTACGAGGCGCTGGGGTGGCGCGGCCAGGAGGTGCAGGAGACCGTCTTCTTCCAGGCCGGCGGGATCGCGCTCGTCCTGTGGGACCGCGCGGCGCTGGCCGCCGACTGCGGGGTGGCCGACGGCCGGGAGGGCGGCTTCGGCGGGATCGCGCTGGCGCACAACGTCCGCTCGGACGCCGAGGTGGACGACGTCCTCGCCGCCGCCGAACGGGCCGGGGGCGTCGTCACCCGGCCCGCGGGCCCGTCCGCGATCGGCTTCCGCTCCGGCGTCGTCGCCGACCCCGACGGGCACCTCTGGGAGGTCGCGCACAACCCCGGCTTCACCCTCGCCGAGGACGGCTCCCTGGTCCTCCCGGACTTCGGGAGCCCCTGA
- a CDS encoding NAD(P)/FAD-dependent oxidoreductase, translating into MARNTRIVVVGGGYVGMYTALRLQKKLRRSEAEITVIDPQPHMTYQPFLPEAAAGSIEPRHVVVPLRKVLKKCHHLTGRVTKIDHSQREITAELAAGHVTTVGYDVLVVAPGSVARTLPIPGLAENGIAFKTVGEAIYLRNHVLSRLDAAATTIDPALRRRLLTFLVVGGGYAGIEALAELADMARYASRYYETIHREDIRWILVEAAGRIMPEVGPKMGRYTVERLLDADIEVNLDTRVKTLEGGHVVLDDGQSFDADTIIWTAGVKPNPMLDHTDLPRDDRGRVVCTTELQVEGMPGVFCAGDCASVPDLSKDDPEAKTSPSAQHAVRQAKTLADNIVAHIRQRPLKQYKHNYAGSVASLGLYKGVAEIYGIKLRGIVAWFMHRTYHVSRMPTWNRRIRIVFDWTGALFLGREVVSLGQINDPRADFHRVAGTLPPAVREANPPVGDDQEERVVAGHTA; encoded by the coding sequence ATGGCGCGCAACACGAGGATCGTCGTGGTCGGTGGCGGGTACGTCGGGATGTACACGGCCCTGAGGCTGCAGAAGAAGCTGCGCCGTTCCGAGGCCGAGATCACCGTGATCGACCCGCAGCCCCACATGACCTACCAGCCGTTCCTCCCCGAGGCTGCGGCCGGCTCGATCGAGCCGCGGCACGTGGTGGTGCCGCTGCGCAAGGTGCTGAAGAAGTGCCACCACCTCACCGGGCGGGTCACCAAGATCGACCACTCGCAGCGCGAGATCACCGCGGAGCTGGCGGCGGGGCACGTCACCACCGTCGGCTACGACGTGCTCGTCGTCGCCCCCGGGTCGGTCGCGCGCACCCTGCCCATCCCCGGGCTGGCCGAGAACGGCATCGCGTTCAAGACCGTGGGTGAGGCCATCTACCTGCGCAACCACGTGCTGTCGCGGCTCGACGCCGCCGCCACCACGATCGACCCGGCGCTGCGTCGCCGTTTGCTCACCTTCCTCGTCGTCGGCGGCGGCTACGCCGGGATCGAGGCGCTCGCCGAGCTGGCCGACATGGCCCGCTACGCCAGCCGCTACTACGAGACGATCCACCGCGAGGACATCCGCTGGATCCTCGTGGAGGCGGCCGGCCGGATCATGCCCGAGGTGGGCCCGAAGATGGGCCGCTACACCGTCGAGCGGCTGCTCGACGCCGACATCGAGGTCAACCTCGACACCCGCGTGAAGACGCTGGAGGGCGGCCACGTCGTCCTCGACGACGGCCAGTCCTTCGACGCCGACACCATCATCTGGACCGCGGGCGTCAAGCCCAACCCGATGCTCGACCACACCGACCTGCCCCGCGACGACCGCGGCCGCGTCGTGTGCACCACCGAGCTGCAGGTCGAGGGCATGCCCGGGGTGTTCTGCGCGGGTGACTGCGCCTCGGTGCCGGACCTGTCCAAGGACGACCCGGAGGCCAAGACCAGCCCGTCGGCCCAGCACGCCGTCCGCCAGGCCAAGACGCTGGCCGACAACATCGTCGCCCACATCCGGCAGCGGCCGCTGAAGCAGTACAAGCACAACTACGCGGGCTCGGTCGCGAGCCTCGGGCTGTACAAGGGCGTCGCGGAGATCTACGGCATCAAGCTGCGCGGCATCGTCGCCTGGTTCATGCACCGCACGTACCACGTGAGCCGGATGCCCACCTGGAACCGCCGCATCCGGATCGTCTTCGACTGGACGGGTGCGCTGTTCCTGGGCCGCGAGGTCGTCTCGCTCGGGCAGATCAACGACCCGCGCGCCGACTTCCACCGCGTCGCGGGCACCCTGCCGCCCGCCGTGCGGGAGGCGAACCCGCCGGTCGGCGACGACCAGGAGGAACGGGTCGTGGCCGGGCACACCGCCTGA
- a CDS encoding uracil-DNA glycosylase, whose protein sequence is MATFADLGDLDAAVADCRACPRLVDWRERVAREKRAAFRDEEYWGRPVPGLGPADARLLIVGLAPAAHGANRTGRMFTGDRSGDVLFAALHAVGLANQPTAVHRDDGLTLFGTRITAPVHCAPPDNKPTPQERDTCSSWLRAELALLRPRAVVVLGGFGWQALLPQLAGARWEVPRPRPRFGHGVQVELAGPLPLRVFGCYHVSQQNTFTGRLTPEMLEEVLRAAAAAAGLGRRVAGGFTGSSQVSLSGEE, encoded by the coding sequence GTGGCGACGTTCGCGGACCTGGGCGACCTCGACGCCGCCGTGGCCGACTGCCGGGCCTGCCCCCGGCTGGTCGACTGGCGCGAGCGGGTGGCGCGGGAGAAGCGCGCGGCGTTCCGCGACGAGGAGTACTGGGGCCGTCCGGTGCCCGGGCTCGGTCCCGCCGACGCGCGGCTGCTGATCGTCGGCCTCGCCCCGGCTGCGCACGGCGCCAACCGCACCGGCCGAATGTTCACCGGCGACCGCTCCGGCGACGTGCTGTTCGCCGCGCTGCACGCCGTCGGCCTGGCGAACCAGCCCACCGCGGTCCACCGCGACGACGGGCTGACCCTGTTCGGCACCCGCATCACCGCACCGGTGCACTGCGCCCCGCCGGACAACAAGCCGACCCCGCAGGAGCGCGACACGTGCAGCTCCTGGCTGCGCGCCGAGCTCGCCCTGCTGCGGCCGCGGGCGGTGGTGGTGCTGGGCGGGTTCGGCTGGCAGGCGCTGCTGCCGCAGCTCGCGGGGGCCAGGTGGGAGGTGCCGCGGCCGCGGCCGAGGTTCGGGCACGGGGTGCAGGTGGAGCTGGCCGGTCCGTTGCCGCTGCGGGTGTTCGGCTGCTACCACGTGAGCCAGCAGAACACGTTCACCGGACGGCTCACCCCGGAGATGCTGGAGGAGGTCCTGCGGGCGGCGGCGGCCGCCGCGGGGCTCGGCCGTCGGGTCGCGGGCGGCTTCACTGGATCGTCACAGGTATCACTCTCCGGCGAGGAGTGA
- a CDS encoding Ppx/GppA phosphatase family protein: MSRVAAIDCGTNSIRLLVADASPDGSLRDVHREMRIVRLGQGVDASGVLAPEALERTRVALVDYTAVLRRKGAERVRMVATSATRDAANREDFFGMVRDTLGVDAEVISGDEEAALSFVGAVGDLDAEDGPFVVVDVGGGSTELVVGSLVDGTAQVTDARSVDVGSVRITERCLHGDPPTADEVAEARTVAAGILDEAFAAVPVSDVRTWVGVAGTITTLSAVALGLDEYDSAAVHLSRLTGDDLHRVAGELLGASREERAKHGAIHPGRIDVIGGGALIVDVLARELRERAGITELVVSEHDILDGIARSIL, encoded by the coding sequence ATGTCGCGAGTGGCCGCCATCGACTGCGGGACGAACTCGATCCGCCTGCTCGTCGCCGACGCGAGCCCCGACGGCTCCCTGCGCGACGTGCACCGCGAGATGCGGATCGTCCGGCTGGGTCAGGGCGTCGACGCGAGCGGGGTGCTCGCGCCCGAGGCGCTGGAGCGCACCCGGGTGGCGCTCGTCGACTACACCGCGGTGCTGCGCCGCAAGGGCGCCGAGCGGGTGCGGATGGTCGCCACCTCCGCCACCCGCGACGCCGCCAACCGCGAGGACTTCTTCGGCATGGTCCGCGACACGCTCGGTGTCGACGCGGAGGTCATCTCCGGCGACGAGGAGGCCGCGCTGTCCTTCGTCGGCGCGGTCGGCGACCTGGACGCCGAGGACGGCCCGTTCGTCGTCGTCGACGTGGGCGGCGGGTCCACCGAGCTGGTCGTCGGCTCGCTGGTGGACGGCACCGCGCAGGTCACCGACGCGCGGTCGGTCGACGTCGGGTCGGTCCGGATCACCGAGCGCTGCCTGCACGGCGACCCGCCCACGGCCGACGAGGTCGCGGAGGCCCGCACGGTCGCCGCCGGGATCCTCGACGAGGCGTTCGCCGCCGTCCCCGTGTCCGACGTGCGCACCTGGGTCGGGGTGGCGGGCACGATCACCACGCTGTCGGCCGTGGCGCTCGGGCTCGACGAGTACGACTCCGCCGCCGTGCACCTGTCCCGCCTCACCGGCGACGACCTGCACCGCGTCGCGGGGGAGCTGCTCGGGGCGTCGCGGGAGGAGCGGGCGAAGCACGGCGCGATCCACCCGGGTCGCATCGACGTCATCGGCGGCGGCGCGCTGATCGTCGACGTGCTGGCCCGCGAGCTGCGCGAGCGCGCCGGGATCACCGAGCTGGTCGTGAGCGAGCACGACATCCTCGACGGCATCGCCCGCTCCATCCTCTGA
- a CDS encoding acyl-CoA dehydrogenase family protein, translated as MTTRSDQGVRVPAQPGPRDDRPRPPEGSTHVVENQPPPLAGFDALACDPALTDAVTREGAGDALADLGTLAALVASPDAREHARLADTHPPVLRTHDRYGHRIDEVDYHPSWHWLMKQSVGWGLHGRPWLAGPGEGAHVARAAGFYLMSQLEAGHCCPISMTYAAVPALRADPTLAAAYLPGLQTPTYQFGLAEPSRKAGLLAGMSMTEKQGGSDVRAGSTVAVPGADGTYRLTGHKWFTSAPMNDVFLTLAQAPAGLTCFVLPRVLPDGSRNAIRLQRLKDKLGNRSNASAELEYLGATGWRLGDEGRGVTTIIEMVSMTRLDCVLGSAAVIRAALSEAAHHVAHRSAFGSVIGETPLMQAVIADLALESEAATALGLRLAGAVDRGERAFLRLALPASKYLVCKRAPAAVAEALECLGGNGYVEESGMPRLYREAPLNSIWEGSGNVTALDVLRAVTREPDSVEAVLAEIDLAGGTDEWFDRGVHELRIELRSREERRARRLAEMLALCLQGSLLLRFAPEEVGRAFVASRFLPDGPWRTSGTLPAEAHIDALTARVTPRP; from the coding sequence ATGACCACGCGCAGCGACCAGGGCGTGCGGGTCCCCGCCCAGCCCGGCCCCCGCGACGACCGGCCGCGGCCGCCGGAGGGCAGCACCCACGTCGTCGAGAACCAGCCGCCCCCGCTCGCCGGTTTCGACGCGCTGGCCTGCGACCCCGCGCTCACCGACGCCGTCACCCGCGAGGGGGCCGGCGACGCGCTGGCCGACCTCGGCACGCTCGCCGCGCTCGTCGCGTCGCCCGACGCGCGGGAGCACGCCCGGCTCGCCGACACCCATCCCCCGGTGCTGCGCACCCACGACCGCTACGGCCACCGGATCGACGAGGTCGACTACCACCCGTCGTGGCACTGGCTGATGAAGCAGTCGGTCGGCTGGGGCCTGCACGGGCGCCCGTGGCTGGCCGGGCCCGGCGAGGGCGCGCACGTGGCCCGCGCCGCCGGGTTCTACCTGATGAGCCAGCTGGAGGCCGGGCACTGCTGCCCGATCTCGATGACCTACGCCGCCGTCCCCGCGCTGCGGGCCGACCCCACCCTCGCCGCGGCCTACCTCCCCGGCCTGCAGACCCCGACCTACCAGTTCGGGCTCGCCGAGCCGTCGCGCAAGGCGGGTCTGCTCGCCGGCATGTCGATGACCGAGAAGCAGGGCGGTTCCGACGTCCGCGCGGGCTCGACGGTCGCCGTGCCGGGCGCCGACGGCACCTACCGGCTCACCGGGCACAAGTGGTTCACCTCCGCCCCGATGAACGACGTGTTCCTGACGCTCGCACAGGCCCCGGCCGGGCTCACTTGCTTCGTGCTGCCGCGCGTCCTGCCCGACGGGTCCCGCAACGCGATCCGGCTGCAGCGGCTCAAGGACAAGCTCGGCAACCGCTCCAACGCCTCGGCCGAGCTGGAGTACCTCGGCGCCACCGGCTGGCGGCTCGGCGACGAGGGCCGCGGCGTCACGACGATCATCGAGATGGTGTCGATGACCCGGCTCGACTGCGTGCTCGGCTCCGCCGCGGTGATCCGCGCGGCGCTGTCGGAGGCGGCCCACCACGTGGCCCACCGCAGCGCGTTCGGCTCGGTGATCGGCGAGACGCCGCTGATGCAGGCGGTGATCGCCGACCTCGCCCTGGAGTCCGAGGCCGCCACCGCGCTGGGGCTGCGCCTCGCCGGGGCGGTCGACCGCGGCGAGCGCGCCTTCCTGCGCCTCGCGCTGCCCGCGTCGAAGTACCTGGTGTGCAAGCGCGCTCCGGCCGCCGTCGCCGAGGCGCTGGAGTGCCTGGGCGGCAACGGGTACGTCGAGGAGTCGGGGATGCCGCGGCTCTACCGCGAGGCCCCGCTCAACTCGATCTGGGAGGGCTCGGGCAACGTCACCGCGCTCGACGTCCTGCGCGCCGTCACCCGCGAGCCCGACTCGGTGGAGGCGGTGCTGGCCGAGATCGACCTCGCCGGCGGCACCGACGAGTGGTTCGACCGCGGCGTCCACGAGCTGCGCATCGAGCTCCGCTCGCGGGAGGAGCGCCGGGCCCGGCGGCTGGCCGAGATGCTGGCGCTGTGCCTGCAGGGCAGCCTGCTGCTGCGCTTCGCGCCGGAGGAGGTGGGGCGGGCGTTCGTGGCCAGCCGGTTCCTGCCCGACGGGCCGTGGCGCACGTCCGGGACGCTGCCGGCGGAGGCCCACATCGACGCCCTCACCGCCCGGGTGACCCCCCGTCCCTGA
- a CDS encoding DUF501 domain-containing protein, whose product MTGVSSADSAAVAAQLGRAPRAVREVAHRCPCALPSVVQTAPRLEDGTPFPTLYYLTCSRLNSRIGSLEAEGRMREMQDRLAEDPELADAYRRAHEAYLAERDAIESLGTSVSAGGMPDRVKCLHVHVAHALAAGPGVNPFGDEALAELGEWWTAGPCAQP is encoded by the coding sequence ATGACCGGCGTCTCCTCCGCCGACTCCGCCGCGGTGGCGGCCCAGCTCGGGCGCGCCCCCCGGGCCGTCCGCGAGGTCGCGCACCGCTGCCCGTGCGCGCTGCCGTCTGTGGTGCAGACCGCGCCCCGGCTGGAGGACGGAACCCCGTTCCCGACGCTGTACTACCTGACGTGCTCGCGGCTGAACTCGCGCATCGGCAGCCTGGAGGCCGAGGGGCGGATGCGGGAGATGCAGGACCGCCTGGCCGAGGACCCCGAGCTCGCCGACGCCTACCGCCGCGCCCACGAGGCCTACCTCGCCGAGCGCGACGCGATCGAGTCGCTGGGCACGTCGGTGAGCGCGGGCGGGATGCCCGACCGCGTGAAGTGCCTGCACGTGCACGTGGCGCACGCGCTGGCGGCGGGGCCGGGCGTCAACCCGTTCGGGGACGAGGCGCTGGCCGAGCTGGGCGAGTGGTGGACGGCGGGCCCCTGCGCGCAGCCCTGA
- a CDS encoding FtsB family cell division protein encodes MPEERTRTRRAARPAGTGTGAARRRTREPQLTKVRSRAGTVVAATTGMLGVSSTRRAAVLAIVVCALALTVAVPLRNYVAQQQELAAVTEQQEALAAEVDELSRESARLSDPAVTAAEARSRLGYVAPGETPYVVQLPPDPTAEVEEDPFRDEPWYRRLWRDTTEGPA; translated from the coding sequence GTGCCCGAGGAACGCACCCGCACCCGCCGGGCCGCGCGCCCGGCGGGAACGGGCACCGGAGCGGCGCGCCGGCGCACCCGCGAGCCGCAGCTGACGAAGGTCCGGTCGCGCGCGGGCACCGTCGTCGCCGCGACCACCGGGATGCTCGGCGTCTCGTCGACGCGGCGCGCCGCCGTGCTCGCGATCGTCGTGTGCGCCCTCGCGCTGACGGTCGCCGTCCCGCTGCGCAACTACGTCGCCCAGCAGCAGGAGCTGGCCGCCGTCACCGAGCAGCAGGAGGCGCTCGCGGCCGAGGTCGACGAGCTGTCGCGGGAGAGCGCCCGGCTGTCCGACCCGGCCGTCACGGCGGCGGAGGCGCGGTCGCGGCTGGGCTACGTCGCGCCGGGGGAGACCCCCTACGTCGTGCAGCTGCCGCCGGACCCGACCGCCGAGGTCGAGGAGGACCCGTTCCGCGACGAGCCCTGGTACCGGCGTCTGTGGCGCGACACCACGGAGGGGCCGGCATGA
- the eno gene encoding phosphopyruvate hydratase, with translation MAVIEQVGAREILDSRGNPTVEVEVSLEDGTLGRAAVPSGASTGEHEAVELRDGDPLRFGGKGVEKAVKNVLDVIAPELKDMEAVDQRLIDQVLLDLDGTPDKSKLGANAILGVSLAVAKAAAESSGLDLYRYLGGAGAHVLPVPMMNIINGGAHADSSVDVQEFMIAPVGAESFREALRWGAEVYASLKSVLKAKGLATGLGDEGGFAPDLPGTRAALDLIAEAVEKTGYTLGRDIVLALDVAATEFHSDGVYSYEGRKLSSAQLSDVYAELIGAYPLVSIEDPLDEDDWEGWVGLTSAIGDKVQIVGDDLFVTNPERLEEGIARGAANALLVKVNQIGTLSETLDAVALAHMSGYRCMMSHRSGETEDTTIADLAVATGCGQIKTGAPARSERVAKYNQLLRIEEFLGDAARYAGDLAFPRFTPVQGS, from the coding sequence GTGGCGGTCATCGAGCAGGTCGGCGCACGGGAGATCCTCGACTCGCGGGGCAACCCCACGGTCGAGGTCGAGGTGTCGCTGGAGGACGGCACGCTGGGTCGCGCCGCGGTCCCGTCGGGCGCCTCCACGGGTGAGCACGAGGCGGTCGAGCTGCGCGACGGCGACCCGCTGCGCTTCGGCGGCAAGGGCGTCGAGAAGGCCGTGAAGAACGTCCTCGACGTCATCGCGCCCGAGCTCAAGGACATGGAGGCCGTCGACCAGCGGCTCATCGACCAGGTCCTGCTCGACCTCGACGGCACGCCCGACAAGTCCAAGCTGGGCGCCAACGCGATCCTCGGGGTCTCGCTGGCCGTGGCCAAGGCCGCCGCGGAGTCCTCGGGGCTCGACCTCTACCGCTACCTCGGCGGGGCAGGCGCGCACGTGCTGCCCGTGCCGATGATGAACATCATCAACGGGGGCGCGCACGCCGACAGCTCCGTCGACGTGCAGGAGTTCATGATCGCGCCGGTGGGCGCCGAGTCGTTCCGCGAGGCCCTGCGCTGGGGCGCGGAGGTCTACGCCTCGCTCAAGTCGGTGCTCAAGGCCAAGGGCCTGGCCACCGGGCTGGGCGACGAGGGCGGCTTCGCCCCCGACCTCCCCGGCACCCGCGCCGCGCTCGACCTCATCGCCGAGGCCGTCGAGAAGACCGGCTACACGCTGGGCCGCGACATCGTCCTCGCGCTCGACGTCGCCGCCACCGAGTTCCACAGCGACGGCGTCTACTCCTACGAGGGCCGCAAGCTCTCCTCGGCGCAGCTCTCCGACGTCTACGCCGAGCTGATCGGCGCCTACCCGCTCGTCTCGATCGAGGACCCCCTCGACGAGGACGACTGGGAGGGCTGGGTCGGGCTCACCTCGGCGATCGGCGACAAGGTCCAGATCGTCGGCGACGACCTGTTCGTCACCAACCCCGAGCGGCTCGAGGAGGGCATCGCCCGCGGCGCGGCCAACGCGCTGCTGGTGAAGGTCAACCAGATCGGCACGCTGTCGGAGACCCTCGACGCCGTCGCGCTCGCGCACATGTCCGGCTACCGCTGCATGATGAGCCACCGATCCGGCGAGACCGAGGACACCACGATCGCCGACCTCGCCGTCGCCACCGGCTGCGGCCAGATCAAGACCGGTGCCCCGGCCCGCTCGGAGCGCGTCGCGAAGTACAACCAGCTGCTGCGCATCGAGGAGTTCCTCGGCGACGCCGCGCGCTACGCGGGTGACCTCGCGTTCCCCCGCTTCACCCCGGTGCAGGGCAGCTGA
- a CDS encoding tetratricopeptide repeat protein: MTGPDLFASFRRAEMLVARSRPLDALQALAPVLDSQPDDASVQLLAGRAYLNSAQLQRAEEAFVRVLDLDPADHYARFALGKALQRQGRLQEAHAQLKMAAVMDPRPEYQEALGEVRARMALTDD; encoded by the coding sequence ATGACGGGTCCCGACCTCTTCGCCTCGTTCCGGCGCGCCGAGATGCTGGTGGCGCGCAGCCGTCCGCTCGACGCCCTGCAGGCGCTCGCGCCCGTCCTCGACAGCCAGCCCGACGACGCGTCGGTGCAGCTGCTCGCGGGGCGCGCGTACCTCAACTCCGCGCAGCTCCAGCGGGCCGAGGAGGCCTTCGTCCGGGTGCTCGACCTCGACCCCGCCGACCACTACGCGCGGTTCGCCCTCGGCAAGGCGCTGCAGCGGCAGGGCCGGCTGCAGGAGGCGCACGCGCAGCTGAAGATGGCCGCCGTGATGGATCCGCGCCCGGAGTACCAGGAGGCGCTCGGCGAGGTCCGGGCGCGGATGGCGCTCACCGACGACTGA
- the efeU gene encoding iron uptake transporter permease EfeU, with product MLGNLLIGLREGLEAALVVSILIAFLVRTDRRSALPKVWLGVGIAVAVSVGVTFVLTLTQQALTFEAQETFGGVLSIVAVGFVTWMIFWMRRAARSISAELRGKMEDALAMGSGAVVVMAALAVGREGLETAVFFFAAAQAAGETTEPLIGFLSGIAIAVVIAYLIYRGAVTLDLGRFFSVTGGLLIFVAAGILAYGVHDLQEAGILPGLTTLAFDVSAAVPPDSWYGVLLKGIFNFSPATTVLEAAVWVAYVAVVLPLFLRPQRVRTAAPA from the coding sequence ATGCTCGGCAATCTCTTGATCGGCCTGCGCGAGGGCCTCGAGGCCGCGCTCGTGGTGAGCATCCTCATCGCGTTCCTCGTGCGCACCGACCGGCGCTCGGCGCTGCCGAAGGTGTGGCTCGGCGTCGGGATCGCGGTGGCGGTCAGCGTCGGCGTGACGTTCGTCCTCACCCTCACCCAGCAGGCGCTGACGTTCGAGGCGCAGGAGACGTTCGGCGGCGTGCTGTCGATCGTCGCGGTCGGCTTCGTCACCTGGATGATCTTCTGGATGCGCCGGGCCGCGCGGTCGATCTCCGCCGAGCTGCGCGGGAAGATGGAGGACGCGCTCGCGATGGGGTCGGGCGCGGTGGTCGTGATGGCCGCCCTGGCCGTCGGGCGCGAGGGGCTGGAGACCGCGGTCTTCTTCTTCGCCGCCGCCCAGGCCGCGGGCGAGACCACCGAGCCGCTGATCGGGTTCCTGTCCGGCATCGCGATCGCGGTCGTCATCGCCTACCTGATCTACCGCGGCGCCGTCACCCTCGACCTCGGCAGGTTCTTCTCCGTCACCGGCGGGCTGCTGATCTTCGTCGCCGCCGGGATCCTCGCCTACGGCGTGCACGACCTGCAGGAGGCCGGGATCCTGCCCGGACTGACCACGCTCGCCTTCGACGTGAGCGCCGCCGTCCCGCCGGACTCCTGGTACGGCGTGCTACTCAAGGGGATCTTCAACTTCTCCCCCGCCACCACCGTGCTCGAGGCGGCCGTCTGGGTCGCCTACGTCGCCGTGGTGCTCCCGCTGTTCCTGCGCCCCCAGCGCGTCCGCACCGCCGCCCCCGCTTGA